In Phacochoerus africanus isolate WHEZ1 chromosome 16, ROS_Pafr_v1, whole genome shotgun sequence, one genomic interval encodes:
- the LEP gene encoding leptin isoform X1, protein MRCGPLCRFLWLWPYLSYVEAVPIWRVQDDTKTLIKTIVTRISDISHMQSVSSKQRVTGLDFIPGLHPVLSLSKMDQTLAIYQQILTSLPSRNVIQISNDLENLRDLLHLLASSKSCPLPQARALETLESLGGVLEASLYSTEVVALSRLQGALQDMLRQLDLSPGC, encoded by the exons ATGCGCTGTGGACCCCTGTGCCGATTCCTGTGGCTTTGGCCCTATCTGTCCTACGTTGAAGCTGTGCCCATCTGGAGAGTCCAGGATGACACCAAAACCCTCATCAAGACGATTGTCACCAGGATCAGTGACATTTCACACATG CAGTCTGTCTCCTCCAAACAGAGGGTCACCGGTTTGGACTTCATCCCTGGGCTCCATCCTGTCCTGAGTTTGTCCAAGATGGACCAGACCCTGGCAATCTACCAACAGATCCTCACCAGTCTGCCTTCCAGAAATGTGATCCAAATATCGAATGACCTGGAGAACCTCCGGGACCTTCTCCACCTGCTGGCCTCCTCCAAGAGCTGCCCCttgccccaggccagggccctgGAGACCTTGGAGAGCCTGGGCGGCGTCCTGGAAGCCTCCCTCTACTCCACGGAGGTGGTGGCCTTGAGCAGGCTGCAGGGGGCTCTGCAGGACATGCTGCGGCAGCTGGACCTCAGCCCTGGCTGCTGA
- the LEP gene encoding leptin isoform X2, giving the protein MPCVVPSVSRPQKHIPERKMRCGPLCRFLWLWPYLSYVEAVPIWRVQDDTKTLIKTIVTRISDISHMQSVSSKQRVTGLDFIPGLHPVLSLSKMDQTLAIYQQILTSLPSRNVIQISNDLENLRDLLHLLASSKSCPLPQARALETLESLGGVLEASLYSTEVVALSRLQGALQDMLRQLDLSPGC; this is encoded by the exons ATGCCATGTGTGGTTCCCTCTGTTTCCAGGCCCCAGAAGCACATCCCGGAAAGGAAAATGCGCTGTGGACCCCTGTGCCGATTCCTGTGGCTTTGGCCCTATCTGTCCTACGTTGAAGCTGTGCCCATCTGGAGAGTCCAGGATGACACCAAAACCCTCATCAAGACGATTGTCACCAGGATCAGTGACATTTCACACATG CAGTCTGTCTCCTCCAAACAGAGGGTCACCGGTTTGGACTTCATCCCTGGGCTCCATCCTGTCCTGAGTTTGTCCAAGATGGACCAGACCCTGGCAATCTACCAACAGATCCTCACCAGTCTGCCTTCCAGAAATGTGATCCAAATATCGAATGACCTGGAGAACCTCCGGGACCTTCTCCACCTGCTGGCCTCCTCCAAGAGCTGCCCCttgccccaggccagggccctgGAGACCTTGGAGAGCCTGGGCGGCGTCCTGGAAGCCTCCCTCTACTCCACGGAGGTGGTGGCCTTGAGCAGGCTGCAGGGGGCTCTGCAGGACATGCTGCGGCAGCTGGACCTCAGCCCTGGCTGCTGA